CTCTGCTTGCGGAAGGAGTTCCCGGACACCACCACATCCGTTACGCCCATCACCATCGCGCCGGTAATGTTGTATTCCCCGGTGTTGTTAGTGACCTTCGAGCCATTGATATACATGCAATGGACCCCGTAACGCAGATAAGCAAGCTTGTTCTGATCCACCACCGTATTGCGGCTGTTCTCCAGATAGATGCCATCTCGCAGATAAACGATGTCGTTGCCCCGGATCACAGCACCGTGAGAGTTATAGAGATCGATCCCGTTGCCTCTCGTTCCCGGTGCTTCTCCTTTGGGGATGAACCAGCTTATTTTATTATCCGAGATCACTCCGCCATCGGCTTCACGCAGCAGTATTCCGTACCCTGCCGAATGAATCACCAGTCCCTTCAAGGTGACCCTGTCCGCTTCAACGCGTACAGCTGCCGCTTCCCCGTCGTTATTCTGCTGTATCTTCAGATTCTCAAGCCTTACACCGTCTGCTGCGATCAGCACCGCCGCCTGTTCATCTTTAGCCGTATGCAGCAGAATTGCCTTGCCGTTACCGTTAATCGTCACCCGCTTATTCAGCCGGACCGGACCGGAATAGGTTCCCGGAGCCAGGGTGATGAGATCTCCCTCACTGGCTGAATCAATGATGGGCTGAAGCGGAAGAGCCGCTTCTGTACTGCTCCCTGCATTGACCTCACGGCAGCAGAACAGGCATATAATGAACAAGCCTGCCAACAGTACAGCCCTTACTTTGGTGTAACGGGATGGACGAAAGCCTTGTGAGATTAGCATTGTTCACTCCCTCGACATAGTGACGTAGTAATGTTCCCAATTCCAGCCTTACAGCTGTGCAATGATAACGCTCCCATTGTAGGTAATAGGAGCTCCGCTGACCATAGCCCATTTTAGCTATCCTTGACAAAAAAATGTGTCTAAAATGTGATTAATCGTATTGTTATCTGTAACTGTATAGATGAACCGGGCGTCTTCTGCACGCCTCCAGTCTTGAAGCAAGAACACCTCATGATCATCCTTGCCCCAGAATGAATTCAGCATACGGAAGCTTTCGCCGTCAATCCCCTTCACTGTGCTACGGCCGTTGGCATTGTACAGCCCGTGCATCCAGTCCCATATTCCTTTTTGTCCACGTATTATAGTTGGTTTTCGC
The window above is part of the Paenibacillus sp. FSL H8-0048 genome. Proteins encoded here:
- a CDS encoding right-handed parallel beta-helix repeat-containing protein; the encoded protein is MLISQGFRPSRYTKVRAVLLAGLFIICLFCCREVNAGSSTEAALPLQPIIDSASEGDLITLAPGTYSGPVRLNKRVTINGNGKAILLHTAKDEQAAVLIAADGVRLENLKIQQNNDGEAAAVRVEADRVTLKGLVIHSAGYGILLREADGGVISDNKISWFIPKGEAPGTRGNGIDLYNSHGAVIRGNDIVYLRDGIYLENSRNTVVDQNKLAYLRYGVHCMYINGSKVTNNTGEYNITGAMVMGVTDVVVSGNSFRKQSRNVHSQGILLYDVQNSEIMNNRVEGNRVGIYMQQSSDNKLQQNLVLRNYIGVQFENAEGNRFERNGFIANVIEAQATGSRNNDMNGNYWDAFGGLDLTGDGVSDLKYAINPFYQQLVAGNAAYQLFFQSPGMTFLSDMYTGGSAGWSTDSAPLMQLEAGTVSPDQAAGGQGTVMVVGWLLLFLSVITIIYLGVLRL